Proteins encoded in a region of the Saccharothrix ecbatanensis genome:
- the rplK gene encoding 50S ribosomal protein L11, translating into MPPKKKKLAAVIKLQIKAGAANPAPPVGPALGQHGVNIMEFCKQYNAATESQRGTVVPVEISVYEDRSFDFKLKTPPAAKLLLKAAGVEKGSGEPHRLKVAKVTMDQVREIAQNKMIDLNANDVDQAAKIIAGTARSMGITVEG; encoded by the coding sequence ATGCCTCCCAAGAAGAAGAAGCTCGCAGCTGTCATCAAGCTGCAGATCAAGGCCGGGGCCGCGAACCCCGCGCCGCCCGTTGGCCCCGCGCTGGGTCAGCACGGTGTCAACATCATGGAGTTCTGCAAGCAGTACAACGCCGCGACCGAGTCGCAGCGGGGCACTGTCGTGCCGGTCGAGATCTCCGTGTACGAAGACCGCTCGTTCGACTTCAAGCTCAAGACCCCGCCGGCCGCGAAGCTGCTGCTCAAGGCTGCCGGTGTGGAAAAGGGCTCGGGCGAGCCGCACCGCCTCAAGGTCGCCAAGGTGACCATGGACCAGGTGCGTGAGATCGCGCAGAACAAGATGATCGACCTCAACGCCAACGACGTGGACCAGGCGGCGAAGATCATCGCCGGCACCGCCCGTTCCATGGGCATCACCGTCGAAGGCTGA
- the nusG gene encoding transcription termination/antitermination protein NusG — protein sequence MTSDNGGVDAQELNDLTDEQDFDGGVEDVEQAEATEDTKESAPVEPESGGDVESGGDVESGGDVESGGDVESGGDVESGGDVESGGDVEAVDIDAEPADPAEEMREALRRAPGDWYVVHSYAGYENKVKTNLETRIQTLDMEDYIFQVEVPTEEVTEIKNGQRKQVQRKVLPGYILVRMELNDASWSAVRNTPGVTGFVGATSKPSPLTIDDVLKFLLPQVEPKPAAGKKSATSTAKSTVEVDFEVGESVTVMDGPFATLPATISEVNADGQKLKVLVSIFGRETPVELSFSQVSKI from the coding sequence GTGACCTCCGACAACGGCGGCGTTGACGCCCAGGAGCTGAACGACCTGACCGACGAGCAGGACTTCGACGGTGGTGTCGAGGACGTCGAGCAGGCGGAGGCGACGGAGGACACCAAGGAGTCCGCCCCCGTCGAGCCCGAGTCCGGCGGTGACGTCGAGTCGGGCGGCGATGTCGAGTCCGGTGGCGATGTCGAGTCGGGCGGTGACGTCGAGTCCGGTGGCGATGTCGAGTCCGGTGGCGATGTCGAATCCGGCGGTGACGTCGAGGCCGTCGACATCGACGCCGAGCCCGCGGACCCCGCCGAGGAGATGCGCGAAGCACTGCGGCGCGCGCCCGGCGACTGGTACGTCGTGCACTCGTACGCAGGCTACGAGAACAAGGTCAAGACGAACCTCGAAACGCGCATCCAGACGCTCGACATGGAGGACTACATCTTCCAGGTCGAGGTGCCGACCGAGGAAGTCACCGAGATCAAGAACGGCCAGCGCAAGCAGGTGCAGCGCAAGGTGCTGCCCGGCTACATCCTGGTCCGCATGGAGCTCAACGACGCGTCGTGGAGCGCGGTGCGCAACACGCCGGGCGTGACGGGTTTCGTCGGCGCGACGTCGAAGCCGTCGCCGCTGACCATCGACGACGTGCTGAAGTTCCTGTTGCCGCAGGTCGAGCCGAAGCCCGCCGCAGGCAAGAAGAGCGCCACGAGCACCGCGAAGTCGACCGTCGAGGTGGACTTCGAGGTCGGCGAGTCGGTCACCGTCATGGACGGCCCGTTCGCCACGCTGCCCGCGACGATCAGCGAGGTCAACGCGGACGGCCAGAAGCTGAAGGTGCTGGTGTCGATCTTCGGCCGCGAGACCCCGGTCGAGCTGTCGTTCAGCCAGGTCTCCAAGATCTAG